Within Runella rosea, the genomic segment GGGTAATGGCTTGGCCGTTGTTGTTCAAGACCATCGCAATCTGCATTTCGGAGCCGGCTTTTCCGCCCAAGCCAGTATAGACCGAGAAAGGCATCCCAAACAGGCAATGTGCGCCGTCGAGCTCACCGTTTAATATTTTGTCGCGGATATTGGCCCAAGAGGCTTCTTTGGAAAGAACCACATCAACTCCGTATTTCTGAAATAACCCCAACTCTTTGGCGGCCACTAGGGGGGCGCAGTCGGTAAGGGGAATAAAGCCTAATTTTACTTGGGGCAACACGGCTTTGCGCATCGACATTCCAGCCATTAAAATAAGGGCGGCCAACGACGCTAGAATGATTTTATAGGTAGTTTTCATTGGATAAGGACATGGGAAGAGCAAACGCTGGGTATGGCCCGCGTAAACTGCTTTTGGGGTGATACTGATTGGTTAATTTTAAGACATTCCAAGTTTACGAAACTTGGAATGTCTGTCCTGCCGTAGTTATTGTTTAATCGCTACGGGTTTTGTATAGAAGAAATCGGGGCGAATATTGAGCATCAAATAGGCCCAATTGGCACTGTGTTTGGCTTTGTCCATCGTTCCCAATTTTGCATATTCGAGGCTATTGGAGCCTTGTAGATAGCAATAGCCTAATTCTATGTTAGTGAACTTGTTGAGGTTGTAGTTAATGATAAAATCAAATTCGTTGCCCAGCTGACGACTGATTTTGCCTCCTGCGGCGTCCAAGACGTTTTTCATGTCATTGGCCAAGGCAAAATTGTGAATATCGAAGGTGAAGTATAAGTTAGGATTAGCCACGTACTTTGTCTTGAAAAAAGCATTTCCTAAACCACCAGCGGGTGCGCCAGTACCTACGTAGAAATAATCCATGTAGCCCCAGTGTTTGTGCGGAGTGCCGTACAGCGGGTCAAACCGGTGATCTTTGCCATCGGGCGAAATGGTGTTGTTGCCCGAAAGGATTTCATAGCCTGGCCCAAAGGAGAATTTGCCTTTTTGAATCGAAACATTGGCCCCGTAGTGGTGCGCGCTCAGGCTTTGGCCGTCGCGATTTTTGCCGCCCTGCTTGTAAGCAAACGCCTGCCAAGCAATTTTACCTAATTTTGAAGAAGCATTTCCAATCAATCCCGTAAGCATGGCTCCGTAAGTAATGCGACTATTGACGCCCTCTACGTCGTACCTGCGGCCATACACTACGCCGTTGGCGGTGCTACCGAGGCTGTCTATACGGTACTTCTGAAAATCGTCTTTGAAGAAGAGGCCCGAGAATTTTGTTTGTCCAAATTTACGGCTTACATAAAGCATTTGCATGGATTTGAACATTTGATTTTGGCCGTTGGTACTGAGTGGAGATGCCAACACGGGTGCGCCGCCCTTACCTGAAGTCGGAATAAAATCGGTCGGAATACTCACAAAAGCGCCTTTGGAATTGGCGACCGTGGTGGGTGCATTGCCCGCCGCGTAGAAAGTACCCGCTCGGCCAAAGGCGTCGGAATTTTGGTTGAATGCTGCGCCCAAATCAATTTGCCAACCGTTTTTCATGGCTTTGAGCAGTGCCATGTCAAACCGCCGCCCTTGCTGGAGCCAGTCCAAATTGCCGAGCAAACGTACATCGTCATAGATTAACTCCTGACGTCCTATTTTAAGAGATAAGTTGTCGAATGCCTTGAATTTGAGGGTGGTATCGGCGCTGTTGGCCAGAATGACTTCGGCCCAAGCTTCGTGTAAAAATAACTTTGAGCCATCGGTATTATTGATGGAAGCGGCGTCTTGGCCCCAGACCCTTACATCACGAACGTTTACACCAAACGTTAGTCGATCCCATTTGTAGCCAAAGATAAGGCTGGTGCGTTGGGAAGTGAAGGCCGCAGGCTTTGTACCTGTTTTGGCAAGATTGCCTACTCCATCTCTAATTTCAGTTCGTGTTCGGAGTTGACCTTGCAACGAAAGTTGCGCATGAGTAGTTTTGCTTAACGCAAAGATTAAAAGAACCGCGCCAAAGCACTTGACGTGTAATGGTTTTTTCATAAATTTGTAATGTTTTAAGTTAATCCCTAATTTAAAACTGCTAATAGCCCCGTCAGAACCGCCATTCTGCGGGGTTTTTCTTTTTCCTTACCAACGAGCGTCCGCCAACGCTGCTGTAAGTTTACGTAAGAGCTACCGATGTTTATGAGGTGGGAATGAATGTGTTTCTTTGAAAAGTACTATTTAAAAAAGAGGTGATTCTATAAAGGTAAATTCTTGTAAAAAACTTAATCAAAAAATATAGTTCTTTAAAAAAACATTATTAGAAAAGTTTATACATTTACTTTTGATTTTTATCAGAATAATATTTGTCTTTCTTACCTGCTTAATAATTTTACTTAAAGGTATATTGAAAATGAACTTTCTCCAAATATTACATTCATTTTTTAGATGAAAATATGAAAGTTCTTTATTTTTTATAAAAGTTTCTTTTAAAAAGTACTATTTTTAAGTTTAAAAGTTGAAAAAATTGAAATTTTAGTTTTTTTAAACTAAGTAATTTTTAAGTAATTGTGACAGATCTTAATTTCGCTATAAAATACAATTTGAATACTGCGCTGGCCAAAGGAATTAAGCAGGCGGGTATTGGCAAGCATGGTAGCAAGCCACTCTCTTCAGAGTTGGTGGAAGAGTGTTTGCAGGAATTGCACGGTGGTCAGTCTAATGACCTACAGAAAGGAGCGTTTTTTGGCGCCTTGATGATGAAAGGCCCCACTGAGGCAGAACTCAAACTGGAAGCATACATTGGCAAGCACGCCTTTGCTAACCCCGTTTTTTTTCTCAATAAGCTGTGTCCTGATTTACCCCAGCACCTCTTTCCGATTGGCGTAAAGTTGTTGAACGGAAAATCGTTGCAGGTATCGGAGGCACATCAGTTGGGTGACTTCCTGATGTCTGATGAACTGTGTGAAACTTTTCGGGGGATGGCAGTCAGCATTTTGCGGGTGCGTTATGAAACAAATGACGAATACCAAGGCTTGCACAATGCCGTCATGAGTACGTATGCTCCGGGTTTTCAGCGGCACGTCAAAACGAAGTTTCCGATTGTTCAATTGGCGGAGCCTTTCGATGGTGTAGAGCATTCTTATATGATTACGCCTTTGCTAGCGTATTTTTTTCAAGAACGAAATTACAATGCCGTCACGGCCATCGGACGCTCTTCTGGGCCGAAGTATACTTTCAATTCCCACGATCTATATCTTTATTTGGGCAGTTGGCTGCTGGCCGATAATCATGAGTTGTTGGAAATGAATCCGACGTTTGGGTGGGTGCTTGACCAAAAAGCATTATCTCCCCCGTTGGACAAGTGGGTGGAGCGCCGCCGGACCACCATCAAGCGTCCGTTTTTGGCCACCCTCGAAAAAGTCTTAAATCCTTGCGGAGCCCGTATTTTAGTGACGTCGGTATTTCATATTACGTATCAGATGAAGATGGCGGAGTTGGCCCTGATGGCAGGATTTGATGGGGTAATGGTGCTGAAACGTGGGCTAGAAGGCAGCCTTGCGCCTGCTACTTCCAAAGCAAGCGGGTTGCTGTGTGCGGTACGTAATTCAAACGGTCACTTATTTTTTACTCGTTTGGAGCATGATTTTCCCGCGTTTGAACAATTCCGCACAGAAACCGACGACGAAATAGCATCGCCTACGGCCGAAATAAATGCTGCTTTGATTCGAAAATACTTGCACAACGGGCGTACTGATTACGCCGATTTTGATAACCGGGTAAACTTCGCCAAAGCCCTGTATATGCGTGGCTTAGATTGGATTGAAAGCCAGATTGGGTATTGATGGGGTAGACATTGGACAATTGATTAGCTCAGCGTCCAATGTCTACTATTTATTTTCTTCTTTTTCAATTTACTGCCGAAAGCTCTTGCTGATCCAGCCGCCGCCTACCACGTCGTCGCCTTCGTAGAAAACGGCCGCTTGCCCAGGAGCAATGGCGCTGACCGGGTCATGAAACAATACCTGAATGCGGTCGTCGCTTTCCTGTATAATTGTGGCGGGGGTCCCTTCGTGCTTGTACCGGACTTTGGTCACGGTCTCTAGCGGCCCTTCGATACGGGCGTATTTTTGAAGATTAAGTTTTGAGACGTACATGCCGTCGCGTTCGAGGTCTTTGTCAATGCCCAAAACCACTTCATTGGTATCCTTGCGGATTTCGGTCACAAATACGGGATAGCCCAGCGCAATGCCCAAGCCTTTGCGTTGGCCGATGGTATAAAAAGGATATCCTTCGTGTTTGCCCACGACCGTGCCGTCTTGCATCACATAATTGCCGCCCATTACTTGGCTTTCAAGCTCAGGCATACGACGTTTAAGAAACCCCCGGTAATCGTTATCGGGCACGAAACAGATTTCGTAGCTTTCTGATTTATTGACCAAATCCATGAACCCGCGCTCTTTGGCCATCTCCCTAATTTCGGTTTTGCGCAAGTGTCCGAGCGGAAGTTTGGTCCGCGACAGGCTTTCCTGCGACACACCCCACAATACATAACTTTGGTCTTTCCACGTATCCACTCCTTTAGACACAATGAACCGGTCGTTTTCTTGACGCATATTGGCGTAGTGACCCGTGGCAATAAATTCACAATCGAGGCGGTCGGCGCGGCGCAATAGTGCGTCCCATTTGATGTGGGTATTGCACAAAACGCAAGGGTTAGGTGTGCGGCCTTCGAGGTACTCTCCCGTAAAATGGTCGATGACGTAATCGCCAAATTCCGTCCTGA encodes:
- a CDS encoding alginate export family protein, coding for MKKPLHVKCFGAVLLIFALSKTTHAQLSLQGQLRTRTEIRDGVGNLAKTGTKPAAFTSQRTSLIFGYKWDRLTFGVNVRDVRVWGQDAASINNTDGSKLFLHEAWAEVILANSADTTLKFKAFDNLSLKIGRQELIYDDVRLLGNLDWLQQGRRFDMALLKAMKNGWQIDLGAAFNQNSDAFGRAGTFYAAGNAPTTVANSKGAFVSIPTDFIPTSGKGGAPVLASPLSTNGQNQMFKSMQMLYVSRKFGQTKFSGLFFKDDFQKYRIDSLGSTANGVVYGRRYDVEGVNSRITYGAMLTGLIGNASSKLGKIAWQAFAYKQGGKNRDGQSLSAHHYGANVSIQKGKFSFGPGYEILSGNNTISPDGKDHRFDPLYGTPHKHWGYMDYFYVGTGAPAGGLGNAFFKTKYVANPNLYFTFDIHNFALANDMKNVLDAAGGKISRQLGNEFDFIINYNLNKFTNIELGYCYLQGSNSLEYAKLGTMDKAKHSANWAYLMLNIRPDFFYTKPVAIKQ
- a CDS encoding anthranilate phosphoribosyltransferase, with product MNTALAKGIKQAGIGKHGSKPLSSELVEECLQELHGGQSNDLQKGAFFGALMMKGPTEAELKLEAYIGKHAFANPVFFLNKLCPDLPQHLFPIGVKLLNGKSLQVSEAHQLGDFLMSDELCETFRGMAVSILRVRYETNDEYQGLHNAVMSTYAPGFQRHVKTKFPIVQLAEPFDGVEHSYMITPLLAYFFQERNYNAVTAIGRSSGPKYTFNSHDLYLYLGSWLLADNHELLEMNPTFGWVLDQKALSPPLDKWVERRRTTIKRPFLATLEKVLNPCGARILVTSVFHITYQMKMAELALMAGFDGVMVLKRGLEGSLAPATSKASGLLCAVRNSNGHLFFTRLEHDFPAFEQFRTETDDEIASPTAEINAALIRKYLHNGRTDYADFDNRVNFAKALYMRGLDWIESQIGY
- the mnmA gene encoding tRNA 2-thiouridine(34) synthase MnmA, which encodes MSKHGRILVAMSGGIDSSLASVLLHEQGYEVIGMTMKTWDYAGSGGSKKETGCCSLDSINDARTVAVELGFPHYILDIRTEFGDYVIDHFTGEYLEGRTPNPCVLCNTHIKWDALLRRADRLDCEFIATGHYANMRQENDRFIVSKGVDTWKDQSYVLWGVSQESLSRTKLPLGHLRKTEIREMAKERGFMDLVNKSESYEICFVPDNDYRGFLKRRMPELESQVMGGNYVMQDGTVVGKHEGYPFYTIGQRKGLGIALGYPVFVTEIRKDTNEVVLGIDKDLERDGMYVSKLNLQKYARIEGPLETVTKVRYKHEGTPATIIQESDDRIQVLFHDPVSAIAPGQAAVFYEGDDVVGGGWISKSFRQ